A region from the Linepithema humile isolate Giens D197 chromosome 1, Lhum_UNIL_v1.0, whole genome shotgun sequence genome encodes:
- the nej gene encoding histone lysine acetyltransferase CREBBP isoform X2: MADHLVDGPPPKRPKLDPFQGPSDSTVGMAPLMMHHAYTNYGGGGSNIQQIQGPPQQLHLQQHQMQQWNNSLQKRNYITNPDTMFDIENDLPDDLLSSGSWGSATESTKPPATGPGPGQQNGALDSELRQHVQQQQLSHHLIQQQVCVKGNKNLVANSLVMAAGTLGNKSPNMQSPPNVSVSKGVVDPQMVVSLGNLPSSIASSLANNQMSIANSMGSLQSSMSMAGSNPAMSMPGGMNSGLVMTSTASGNNNMGGMAGGSLIVTNSLNKQPLNTVTMMGPNTQAIHHPSGPQGVTQMQNGPGMMNTRAVAMQQQQQAHMVGPARGQSPHQQVHQVGIVGPNQGPRMQGPPNMANMPNMGQIGASSPYGYGNPSSGGPGPGVTVCANNPIGVVKPQQKGVGTNMTAMQAAAASRFTGTAGPIGTPNVVGGQEGGTATQQAQPSAPSPAQPQSGAPTGGQPGPQQATQGQMTGTGAPTGPTKSTPDPEKCRLIQQQLVLLLHAHKCQRRENAQANGEIRQCNLPDCKTMKNVLNHMTSCQAGKNCTVAHCSMSRQIISHWKHCNRGDCPVCLPIKQANKNRTNSVQVSAIQPNNQPNPSPSEMRRAYDALGIQCPTTTPGLLPGQGVGRGVRMPAPGMAGPPGTLGNVRLPQPQTQSVYTKQEAKGAVYVSAASGQSVVGAGQQVVAPNVSLPLNSDPSTVGVAGNQTAPTTGSTSAAAAAAANIQQSVNMQTLFGLNESGQPSVIGAENRLANLQLPPGCVPPGQVTAQPVQGTKEWHLSVTPDLRNHLVHKLVQAIFPTPDPQAMLDKRMHNLVAYARKVEGDMYEMANSRSEYYHLLAEKIYKIQKELVFNYVLKLRNMVRESRLNDFSTTDEKRQKRKEQQQLQQAQQQQQQPQPPQPAGTSGPGLRPCAPPNVGAVLPGSSKPVGTVPPTLRSHSPSMGQLGTIPAMAIQQHSRMQFPQQQQAQQQQQAQQQQQQQQQVQAQQQIQQQQQQQQQQGILVGPPGPSPNGQSTSNTNMVPNPGLSPFGQPQMSQANLTTTTASNNAMTSQFSTSNGTATGLPNTSPIQNQHQFPDLMKVRLAQAQVQAAQQQQQQQQQQQQQQQQQQQQQQQSQNQQSQPASTPSQVGTPVSSIPQAPSPFSGMQQPSAQQQQQQQPPNQQFPTRPLSASTPNDNGIAASTPQTIPPPASSGPSPTGSVSATTTGTTNGPQSTTSTPNTPLVPSLMTPNQTVSSASNQTPPHSGPTPSPAGLASLGKGMTSQERAALNTPRNTSMSSQMAAITAALDRDNSPSPPMSNNKGKLDSIKEEVTIKMEIKQEPEEPQNHRMDGGKSVNNEIIIKTEPKTEPMEEGSNEAIVKEEPASIKEESMTPVSSQDASASDIKPMVPEPIQPSGTSTDKKKCLFKPDELRQALMPTLEKLYRQDPESIPFRQPVDPQALGIPDYPTIVKKPMDLSTIKKKLDTEKYSDPWEYVDDVWMMFDNAWLYNRKTSRVYRYCTKLSEVFEQEIDPVMQALGYCCGRKYTFNPQVLCCYGKQLCTIPRDAKYYSYQNSLKGIGLLSDRYTFCQKCFNDIPGDTVTLGDDPTQPQTAIKKEQFQEMKNDHLELEPFVTCTDCGRRVHQICVLHMETIWPLGFTCDNCLKKKGQKRKENKFNAKRLPVTKLGTYIETRVNNFLKKKEAGAGEVAIRVVASSDKVVEVKPGMRSRFVENGDMPGEFPYRAKALFAFEEVDGTDVCFFGMHVQEYGSECTPPNTRRVYIAYLDSVHFFRPRQFRTAVYHEILLGYLDYAKQLGYTMAHIWACPPSEGDDYIFHCHPAEQKIPKPKRLQEWYKKMLDKGMVERIVLDYKDILKQAMEDRLSSAADLPYFEGDFWPNVLEESIKELDQEEEEKRKQAEAAEAAAAAANAIFSLSEDSETPDGKKKGQKKAKKSNKSKANQRKNSKKSNTPQTGNDLSAKIFATMEKHKEVFFVIRLHSAQSAASLAPIQDPDPVINCDLMDGRDAFLTMARERHYEFSSLRRAKFSSMSMLYELHNQGQDKFVYTCNNCKSHVETRYHCTVCDDFDLCVSCKDKDGHPHPMEKLGFDLDDGSSPADAKQTNPQEARKLSIQRCIQSLVHACQCRDANCRLPSCQKMKRVVMHTKNCKRKTNGGCPICKQLIALCCYHAKHCQETKCLVPFCSNIKHKIKQQQLQQRLQQAQLLRRRMAVMNTRPTGPVAAMQAGQQTSNVAMATGVAMKPGVSTSNLPSPHQPGIGLKPGTQTPPAHVLQVVKQVQEEAARQQAPHVGYGKVTPGAGVGVGVGVGQTGGVMPPPQMQRPLPVQMPNPGGTHLIPMDQWTPSRYQPNAVMQQNPNLARQQTPQQLMQQQQQHQAQPGMGMSAQMPRQPGVIGPVGQVGPQPNMQKHALQQLMQTLRSPQSTEQQAQILQILKSNPPLMAAFIKQRALVHQQQPGQHGGGVGGPLGPNQPQQQQQPGLQHMMSQQQQPQQQQQQQQPQQQGRLQIQTMLTPQAQQQQQPVQQQTQWYKQQMLVQQMQRQQQAQQQQQQQQQQQQQQQQQQQQQQQQQQQQQQQQQQQQQPFTQPPAPPYGQQRPIRPSLLGNYIPRNSVEGHVLRSILSKQQRLQNSFPGYGGFNEQGYGQPGLKPTPPPVPSPQGVMGPPGISVQQQLMQSVRSPPPIRSPQPNPSPRPVPSPRNQPVPSPRSGPVPSPHHHPPHGTPTHSPAHELGGGPSEMMLSQLSGGAGAPTGHPAAMPHHPSPAPAPTNGGADANEVTPMTPQDQLSKFVEGL; this comes from the exons ATGGCCGACCACCTGGTGGACGGCCCTCCGCCGAAGCGGCCGAAACTCGATCCGTTTCAGGGGCCATCAGACTCGACGG TGGGTATGGCGCCTTTAATGATGCACCATGCTTATACGAACTACGGGGGAGGTGGCAGTAACATTCAACAAATACAGGGTCCACCGCAGCAGCTACATCTGCAACAGCATCAGATGCAACAGTGGAACAACTCGCTCCAAAAACGAA ATTACATAACAAACCCAGACACAATgtttgatattgaaaatgatCTTCCTGATGACTTGCTGTCGTCTGGATCTTGGGGTTCCGCGACCGAGAGTACCAAGCCACCGGCAACCGGTCCAGGTCCAGGGCAGCAAAACGGTGCTCTCGACTCGGAACTCAGGCAACATGTACAGCAACAACAACTCTCTCATCATCTCATTCAGCAGCAGGTATGCGTCAAG GGCAACAAAAACTTGGTGGCGAATTCCTTGGTAATGGCTGCCGGAACATTGGGGAACAAAAGTCCGAATATGCAATCTCCGCCGAATGTTTCCGTCTCCAAAGGGGTGGTCGATCCGCAGATGGTCGTGAGTCTCGGTAATCTGCCGAGCAGTATAGCTAGTTCGTTGGCGAACAATCAAATGTCTATCGCGAATTCGATGGGCAGTTTGCAATCATCCATGAGCATGGCCGGAAGTAACCCCGCGATGTCCATGCCGGGCGGCATGAATTCCGGCTTAGTGATGACTAGTACTGCCAGCGGGAACAATAATATGGGCGGCATGGCTGGGGGAAGCTTAATAGTAACCAACAGTTTGAACAAACAACCTTTAAATACA GTAACCATGATGGGCCCTAATACTCAAGCGATACATCATCCTAGCGGACCTCAGGGGGTCACGCAAATGCAAAATGGTCCCGGGATGATGAACACGAGGGCTGTGGCGatgcagcagcaacaacaggcGCATATGGTCGGCCCGGCGAGAGGGCAGAGTCCTCATCAACAAGTCCATCAAGTTGGCATTGTCGGGCCGAATCAAGGCCCGCGAATGCAGGGTCCACCTAATATGGCGAATATGCCAAACATGGGGCAAATAGGTGCATCGAGTCCGTACGGATATG gTAATCCAAGTTCTGGTGGACCAGGACCAGGAGTAACTGTATGCGCCAATAATCCCATAGGTGTTGTCAAGCCGCAACAGAAAGGAGTGGGGACGAATATGACCGCCATGCAAGCAGCTGCTGCCAGTAGATTCACCGGAACCGCCGGTCCGATCGGCACCCCAAACGTCGTCGGTGGTCAAGAGGGTGGAACAGCGACGCAACAGGCGCAGCCATCCGCGCCGAGTCCGGCTCAACCTCAATCTGGAGCGCCGACCGGAGGACAGCCCGGTCCACAACAAGCTACTCAAGGGCAGATGACTGGCACTGGTGCTCCGACAG GACCTACGAAATCCACGCCTGATCCCGAAAAATGCAGACTTATTCAGCAACAATTGGTATTACTTTTACACGCTCATAAGTGTCAACGGCGCGAGAACGCGCAAGCGAACGGCGAGATACGACAATGCAACTTACCAGACtgtaaaacaatgaaaaatgttttgaatcACATGACGAGCTGTCAAGCCGGCAAAAATTGTACTGTTGCACACTGTAGCATGTCCAGGCAGATCATTAGCCATTGGAAGCATTGTAATCGAGGCGATTGTCCGGTCTGCTTGCCGATAAAACAAGCGAACAAAAACAGGACTAACTCTGTACAAG TTTCTGCAATTCAACCAAATAATCAGCCAAATCCAAGTCCATCTGAGATGAGAAGGGCTTATGATGCTTTAGGTATTCAGTGTCCGACAACAACACCGGGACTCCTGCCCGGCCAAGGCGTTGGCAGAGGCGTTAGAATGCCAGCGCCTGGCATGGCAGGTCCCCCAGGGACGCTGGGCAATGTTAGATTACCGCAACCTCAAACACAAA gTGTATACACGAAACAAGAAGCGAAGGGAGCTGTGTATGTTTCAGCTGCGTCTGGACAGTCCGTAGTCGGTGCTGGGCAACAAGTAGTCGCTCCAAACGTATCTCTTCCTTTAAATTCCGATCCTAGTACGGTCGGGGTAGCCGGCAATCAGACGGCACCGACGACCGGATCCACGTCCGCCGCGGCGGCCGCCGCCGCTAATATACAGCAGTCCGTCAATATGCAAACGTTATTCGGATTAAACGAATCTGGACAACCGAGCGTGATAGGCGCGGAGAATAGATTAGCGAATTTGCAGCTTCCACCTGGTTGTGTTCCGCCTGGTCAGGTGACGGCTCAGCCAGTGCAAGGAACAAAGGAGTGGCATCTGTCCGTTACTCCGGATCTCAGGAATCACCTCGTTCATAAATT GGTCCAAGCGATATTCCCAACTCCCGATCCGCAAGCCATGCTCGATAAAAGAATGCACAACTTGGTTGCATACGCGAGAAAAGTGGAGGGTGATATGTATGAAATGGCTAATTCGCGTTCGgaatattatcatttattagcCGAAAAGATTTATAAGATTCAGAAGGAACTCG tttttaattatgtactcaaattaagaaatatgGTAAGAGAATCACGACTAAATGATTTCTCGACAACAGATGAGAAACGACAAAAACGGAAGGAACAGCAACAATTGCAACAAgcgcaacagcagcagcaacaaccaCAACCGCCACAACCAGCAGGCACATCCGGTCCTGGATTAAGGCCATGCGCACCTCCCAATGTTGGAGCTGTTTTACCAGGGTCATCGAAACCCGTCGGAACAGTACCACCTACTCTACGGAGTCATTCGCCAAGTATGGGTCAACTCGGAACGATACCAGCGATGGCCATTCAACAACACAGCAGAATGCAGTTTCCTCAGCAACAACAAgctcagcagcagcagcaagctcaacagcagcaacagcagcagcagcaagtTCAAGCTCAGCAGCAGatacaacagcagcagcagcaacaacaacagcaaGGCATCTTAGTGGGTCCTCCCGGTCCCAGTCCGAATGGACAGTCTACATCCAACACTAATATGGTACCGAATCCCGGCCTCAGCCCATTCGGACAGCCTCAGATGTCTCAGGCTAATCTCACGACCACCACCGCGTCCAACAATGCGATGACTAGTCAATTCTCGACGTCCAACGGTACGGCCACCGGTTTACCCAACACCTCTCCCATCCAAAATCAGCATCAATTCCCCGACCTGATGAAGGTCCGATTGGCACAAGCTCAGGTTCAGGCTGcgcaacagcaacaacagcaacagcagcagcagcaacaacaacagcagcaacaacaacaacaacaacaacaatcGCAGAATCAGCAGTCGCAACCAGCGAGCACTCCGAGTCAGGTCGGCACTCCGGTATCGTCGATCCCGCAAGCACCGTCGCCGTTCAGCGGCATGCAGCAACCAAGCgcgcaacagcagcagcaacaacagccgCCGAATCAGCAGTTCCCCACGCGACCATTGTCAGCCTCGACGCCCAATGACAACGGCATTGCCGCGTCGACGCCGCAAACGATACCGCCGCCTGCGTCAAGCGGACCGAGTCCAACGGGCAGTGTAtccgcgacgacgacgggaaCGACGAACGGACCTCAGTCGACCACCTCCACGCCGAACACGCCGCTCGTACCATCGCTAATGACACCGAATCAGACGGTATCGTCCGCGTCCAACCAAACGCCGCCGCATTCGGGCCCCACCCCGTCCCCGGCCGGTCTCGCGAGTCTCGGCAAAGGTATGACCTCGCAAGAACGGGCGGCGTTGAATACTCCGCGCAACACATCCATGTCCTCGCAGATGGCCGCCATCACGGCGGCATTGGATCGTGATAACTCTCCGAGTCCACCGATGAGCAACAACAAGGGCAAATTGGACTCCATTAAAGAGGAGGTCACCATAAAAATGGAGATCAAGCAGGAGCCGGAGGAGCCGCAGAATCATCGAATGGACGGCGGTAAGAGCGTGAATAACGAGATCATCATTAAGACCGAGCCGAAGACCGAGCCGATGGAGGAAGGTTCGAATGAGGCGATCGTGAAGGAAGAGCCTGCTAGCATCAAGGAGGAGAGTATGACGCCGGTGTCCAGTCAAGACGCGTCCGCGTCCGATATCAAGCCGATGGTGCCAGAACCGATacagccgagcggcacgtccACCGACAAGAAGAAGTGCTTGTTCAAACCGGACGAATTGCGTCAGGCGTTGATGCCGACGTTGGAGAAGCTATACCGACAGGATCCCGAGTCCATACCGTTTCGGCAACCCGTGGATCCCCAAGCGCTGGGTATACCGGATTATCCGACCATCGTGAAGAAGCCGATGGATCTGTCGACGATCAAGAAGAAACTCGACACGGAAAAGTACAGCGATCCGTGGGAGTACGTTGACGACGTGTGGATGATGTTCGACAACGCTTGGCTCTACAACCGCAAGACTTCTCGAGTCTACAGATACTGCACCAAG CTTTCGGAAGTGTTCGAGCAAGAGATAGATCCTGTAATGCAGGCTTTGGGATATTGTTGCGGCAGGAAGTACACGTTCAATCCGCAGGTGCTCTGCTGTTACGGCAAGCAGCTTTGCACGATACCCAGGGATGCGAAATATTATTCGTACCAGAACAG TCTAAAGGGAATTGGTCTTCTGTCCGACAGATACACCTTCTGTCAGAAATGTTTCAACGACATTCCTGGTGACACAGTGACGTTGGGAGATGATCCAACACAGCCTCAAAC TGCCATCAAAAAGGAACAGTTCCAAGAGATGAAGAATGACCATTTAGAATTGGAACCTTTTGTAACCTGTACAGACTGTGGTAGGAGAGTGCACCAAATTTGTGTGCTCCATATGGAAACCATCTGGCCCTTAgg atttACCTGTGATAattgtttgaagaaaaagggaCAGAAACGcaaagagaataaatttaacgCCAAACGATTGCCCGTGACGAAGCTCGGCACATATATCGAGACGCGCGTGAATAATTTCCTAAAGAAAAAGGAAGCGGGCGCCGGTGAGGTAGCTATTAGAGTGGTCGCGTCCAGCGACAAAGTGGTCGAGGTTAAACCCGGCATGCGAAGTAGATTTGTTGAGAACGGCGACATGCCCGGCGAATTTCCTTACCGCGCGAAAGCGTTGTTTGCATTTGAGGAGGTCGACGGCACCGACGTCTGTTTTTTCGGCATGCATGTGCAAGAATACGGAAGCGAGTGCACACCGCCGAACACCAGACGGGTTTACATCGCATATTTGGACTCGGTCCACTTCTTCCGGCCTAGACAATTCCGAACGGCTGTGTATCATGAGATTCTTCTCGGATATCTCGATTATGCGAAGCAACTTGG ATATACGATGGCTCACATTTGGGCGTGTCCACCTTCCGAAGGTGACGATTATATCTTCCACTGCCATCCCGCAGAACAAAAAATACCAAAGCCTAAACGATTGCAGGAATGGTATAAGAAGATGCTGGACAAGGGAATGGTTGAGAGAATCGTTCTCGACTATAAG GATATCTTAAAACAAGCTATGGAAGATAGGCTTTCGTCTGCGGCGGACTTGCCATATTTTGAAGGCGATTTCTGGCCCAACGTTCTGGAGGAAAGTATTAAAGAATTAGAtcaggaagaggaagagaagcGCAAACAAGCTGAAGCAGCAGAAGCCGCTGCTGCAGCAGCAAATGCG ATTTTTTCGCTCTCCGAGGATTCGGAAACTCCAGACGGTAAAAAGAAAGGTCAGAAGAAGGCGAAGAAATCCAACAAGTCCAAAGCGAATCAAAGGAAGAATAGCAAGAAATCGAATACTCCTCAAACCGGCAACGATCTGTCTGCCAAAATCTTTGCGACTATGGAAAAGCACAAAGAAGTATTTTTCGTCATCAGGCTACATAGCGCGCAAAGTGCAGCCAGTTTAGCG CCGATCCAAGACCCCGATCCTGTTATCAATTGTGATCTCATGGATGGCCGTGACGCTTTCCTGACGATGGCTAGAGAAAGGCATTACGAGTTTTCATCACTTAGAAGGGCGAAATTCAGTTCCATGTCCATGCTTTATGAATTACACAATCAAGGCCAAGACAAGTTTGTTTACACTTGCAATAACTGCAAAAGCCATGTGGAGACCAGATACCATTGTACAGTTTGTGAT GATTTCGATTTATGTGTAAGTTGTAAAGATAAAGATGGTCATCCGCATCCTATGGAGAAACTTGGCTTTGATTTGGATGATGGTTCGTCACCGGCTGACGCCAAACAAACGAATCCACAG GAGGCCCGAAAACTGTCGATACAGAGATGCATTCAATCGTTGGTGCATGCATGTCAATGCAGAGACGCGAATTGTCGTCTGCCTAGCTGTCAGAAGATGAAGCGAGTGGTGATGCATACGAAGAACTGTAAGAGAAAGACCAATGGTGGCTGCCCGATATGTAAACAATTGATTGCTCTCTGCTGCTATCACGCGAAACACTGCCAAGAGACCAAGTGTCTTGTTCCGTTCTGCTCCAACATCAAACATAAGATAAAACAGCAGCAATTGCAACAACGACTGCAGCAGGCACAACTACTCAG GAGGCGAATGGCTGTGATGAACACGAGGCCGACCGGACCTGTGGCCGCAATGCAGGCCGGCCAACAAACCTCGAATGTCGCCATGGCGACCGGAGTTGCCATGAAACCGGGCGTCAGTACCTCGAATCTACCGTCGCCGCATCAACCGGGTATTGGGTTGAAGCCCGGTACGCAAACGCCTCCCGCTCATGTGTTGCAGGTTGTAAAGCAGGTTCAGGAAGAGGCAGCGAGGCAGCAAGCGCCGCACGTTGGCTACGGCAAAGTGACGCCGGGCGCCGGAGTCGGCGTGGGCGTCGGTGTCGGTCAAACCGGCGGCGTTATGCCACCACCGCAGATGCAACGACCATTACCGGTGCAGATGCCGAATCCTGGTGGGACGCATCTCATTCCGATGGATCAGTGGACACCGAG CAGGTACCAGCCGAACGCGGTGATGCAACAAAATCCGAACTTAGCGCGGCAGCAAACGCCGCAACAATTGatgcaacaacagcagcagcatcaGGCTCAACCAGGAATGGGAATGAGTGCGCAAATGCCGCGACAGCCAGGCGTGATTGGGCCGGTTGGACAGGTCGGGCCGCAACCCAATATGCAGAAGCACGCTCTTCAGCAGCTGATGCAGACCCTCAGGAGTCCACAGTCTACTGAACAGCAGGCGCAAATACTTCAAATACTCAAGAGCAATCCGCCGTTGATGGCTGCGTTTATTAAGCAACGG GCACTTGTCCATCAGCAACAACCTGGTCAGCATGGCGGGGGAGTCGGCGGTCCATTGGGTCCTAATCAACcccaacaacaacaacaacctGGTTTGCAGCATATGATGTCCCAACAGCAACagccgcagcagcagcagcagcaacagcaaccgCAGCAGCAGGGCAGATTGCAGATACAGACGATGCTGACGCCGCAggcgcagcagcagcagcagccggtGCAGCAACAGACGCAATGGTACAAGCAGCAGATGCTGGTGCAGCAGATGCAGAGGCAACAACAGGCccaacagcaacagcagcagcagcagcagcagcagcaacaacagcagcagcagcagcagcagcagcagcagcagcagcagcagcagcagcaacagcagcagcagcagcagcagccatTCACTCAACCGCCGGCGCCGCCGTATGGTCAACAACGACCGATACGGCCGTCGCTTCTCGGTAATTACATTCCTCGTAATTCCGTAGAGGGGCACGTATTACGAAGCATCTTGTCGAAGCAACAGCGCTTACAAAACTCCTTCCCAGGTTATGGCGGTTTCAACGAGCAAGGCTATGGTCAGCCGGGTCTGAAACCCACGCCACCGCCTGTACCCTCGCCGCAAGGCGTCATGGGCCCACCTGGGATCTCGGTGCAGCAACAACTGATGCAATCGGTCCGTTCGCCGCCGCCCATCCGTTCTCCACAGCCCAACCCCTCACCGCGGCCTGTTCCCTCTCCTCGTAATCAGCCGGTACCGTCGCCGCGGTCGGGTCCGGTGCCGTCGCCGCACCACCATCCGCCCCACGGCACACCCACACATTCGCCGGCACACGAGCTCGGTGGCGGTCCTAGCGAGATGATGCTCTCGCAACTAAGCGGTGGTGCTGGTGCACCCACTGGCCATCCCGCGGCCATGCCCCACCATCCCTCGCCAGCGCCGGCGCCCACGAACGGTGGTGCGGACGCTAACGAGGTGACGCCGATGACGCCACAGGATCAACTCTCCAAATTCGTCGAGGGGTTGTAG